ATTTGACAGCCTACATGAACATAAAGAGTTGTCAAACCACTCAACGGTTCATAATAACAGAGAAAAGATCATTCTTAATGATTTTGTTAAACCTCGCAAATGCATTTCGGTCACTAGTAAGTGATGCGCTGAGTAAAATGAATTTGCAACAAGTCATTAGAAATACAAACATATGTCAGAAAAAGTGGCGTTCGATATAATATACAGAAGTCATTACCGTGGAAAGACTATGCCCACTGGAGATCAAATCTCTTAACTCATCCTCAAGCTGAGACTCTGAAGGAGCTACAACCGGAGAATCTTCCCTTCCTTCAATTAATACTGTAATTTCACCTTTTGGCTGGTGAGTAGAGTACGCTTCTTCAGCTTCCCCCAATGTACCCCGCCAAAACTGATAAGATGTCAAATTTAGGGGCATGCCATTAAATAAGTCTGAGATCACAACATAGAATCAACATAGTAGCAATTCTATATGTGGAAGAACATGCTagcatttgaaaaaatttaaaaaatatcaaCAGAACTAGCAATtttatcagttttttttttttcttttgagaaaGAAACAACAATGTTATCACATCAAATTAATTACATTCATACAATGTGCGCAACTGATCTATTCAGTTATGCCCCAATGGGATCTGGGTTCCAAGAAGTTTGAATCACAACCCGAAGCACTAGCTAAGTTCCTGGATTGTGTGAAATAAGAGTTTTACCAGAGATAAATAAGAGACATCAAGAGACATCGCCACAAACCACCTACCTCTTCAtgaatttttgtaatttcacgaGCTATGACACATTTTCTGCAACACAATTATACAAAAAAGGTCATCATTTTGTACAACCACTCAACCAGTAAAAGCGCATAGATCCAACCATGGAATTTCAATTGGTGACTCATCATAACAAAAAACCAATAAAACAATTAGGTCAAGTATTTACCTTGAATAACCAAAAAGTGAAGAAGTCTCTTCAAGAAACTGATGGAGCTTATGGGGAGGTACATAAAATATTTGAGTCGTTGCCTCATTTGCTGAAACCGTCAGCCTCTCTCTTCTAGATCCAGCATGTTTAGAGAGAAATCCAACTGCAGAAGTACAATCAgtatacaaaactatatatctTGATCCATCCAAGCCACATCCACCAAGAAGAATATCAGCAACATCAATTCCTTGAAAAACTTACCAAATGTAAACTCATCGGTGGACAGGCCAGAGGCAGAGAGAGCAGCCACAAATGCGGACGGCCCAGGTATAGGAATGACAGGGATGTTTTCATCCACGCATAGCTTTGCCTGCACCAAAACTTTGATATCAATTGCACTGCTACGTGATACATCTATAAGACTATATATAAATACCATATCTGCAATAATACACGCTACATTACTCCGAAGTCAAGTTGTTGCGAATGACAAAACAATTTACAAAATCAATTCAAGCTGATACATGATGAATTACTTGCTGTAAAAGCAAAGGAAACTAGAGAAAAGGGTTAGACCCTCACCAATTCCGTACCAGGATCACTGATGCCCGGCATCCCAGCATCGCTTATGAGCGCCACAATTTCACCTTCCTTCAACCGCTTCAACACTGTTTGCCCCCGTTGAGCTTCATTGAATTTGTGATAGCTCAGCTGTAATCTAAAAGCATAAATCAAAATgactaaaactaaaaactaaccaACTCAGAATCCCAAAAATATAATAACCCCTATTCACTTACAAGGGGAGTTTTGATGCTATAATGGTGGAGCAACTTCCCCGAATGCCGAGTGTCTTCGGAAAGTATTACATGAGCTGATTTTAGCACCCGGAGAGCCCTGCATTGGCAAAATTCGGTCcgatatcaaattaaaaaatgaaaagaaaacaaatacaTGGTTTGCAACTCTGTAATTTGTATGTAGAGATTGAGAAAGCACCGTAGAGTGATATCTTCGAGGTTTCCGATCGGAGTTCCGACCAGATACAGTCCGGGTTCAATAGGACCCTGCAACcgaaacaaacattcaaaatacAATCTTCTGTTGAAAAACCGATAAAGTAATGGTTTGATTATGCAAAAACAACgagattgaaaataaaattagagGGAAATTAGGGTTACTTGTTTCGACGGCGGTTGGGGGATTGAGTCGGTGAGTTCGGCGGAGATTTGAGGGCTGGAAGAACAGAAGGGGATTATGCTAGCTTTATTAGGGCAAACGGAGAGTGAGTGGAGAGACGGCTGCGCCGTCTGAACCGTCTGGGAGGGGAGCAAGTTCGAGAGGCCGGACCGCCCCCATGAGAAAGAAACCGCCGTGAAAGGAAGCCGCCGCGATAGCATTTGTTCCGGTAACTAAACCCCTCGCGCCTGCTTCTTGGTGGAGGGAAAACACAGCAGAAGTTAACCGTTTTGGATATTTTAGAACAGATAACGTCAGAGAtactaaattttataaactaacaTAGAAGTTAATGATTGTATTACTACTTTGTGTTTGATTTAACatacttatttcttattagtgaaACATGACACACTCTGATCTGGAATGTCTATCTGGAATGACACCgaaaggtgacaaagccataaaaatgtggtgatgtgaaaaatatgaataaatttaaatctaaacctttatttttgcccactcacattttctatttttcgcCCTTCTAGGATTTAGCTGAATCTTTTGTGGCGAATGAGGGATCACTGGCGATTATGAGATTCACCCAAGTAAATGTAGGAGTTTGTTTCTTGTTGTGTAATAATTACCTTATCTAGGTTTGATTGTTCTACTTATGTTGTACTGTCATCTATACTCGGACTATTTGTGTAATATGGGTTATTCCCACTACTGCACACTCTCTTTATTAGCTTAAATAACGATTtaaattattcatattttcccACTTCACCTACAGTTTTCGCTACGTCACTTTCGGGTTTTTTCACTTCAGCACAtgatttagtttgcaaatttaatttatttttagaacCGATAAGTTGACAAAGAAGCTACTTCGAGAAACTCATAGGGATAGGGGTGAAGACGTTCGTTATTAGTTGATAAACTATCCTTTCCGTTGAAATTTCTTGTTCTAATTGATAGAGCAACTGAGTAGCAAGTCGAAAACGTGCAAGGCTATCTAAGTTGCAAGGAACTTGTAGCTCATTTGTTGATCAATAGGGGTACAATATCCCCACCCCCGATATCAGTTGTATCCAAAAATAGTTACATCGGTGCAATTAGAGGGGACAAATCAATCCATTAGGTTTTTAATGagtactcattgagatctattTAGTTTGATCTCACCTTACACTATCATCAGCATTACCAATCTCACATctatattataattatataaaattaaacgAGTCTTTAACGAGTGTCCATTAATAACCGTTATTGGTTGATTTACCACCACTAGATGCAATTGCCCCCACCCCGCTATCAGTTGTATGAAAAAACAGTTTAACTCGAGACTATTTTCAGAATAGCCAAAAGCGCTTCTAACCGAAACGACACAAGTCTCGTCGATCAACCAACGAGCTTACTGTTTGTAAAAGCAAGGATGCAGACGTGATATCTGACCGTATTCACAGTTGTTGCAGCTGCGCAATCTGATTCGCATCCCACCTCACTCGATTCGACACAAGCATTCCAACTTCCAAGCAATGGCAACCAAATATGTTGCGGGGTGGGGGGGCATGTCCGTTAACATTGATTAAATAGTTGATTCCAAATCAATCTTTATACATAATTAATATTCGTTAGGTCATTACATTACACCTTGTCATCATGGAACCACCATCTCGTCTCCTTGGGAGATCTGCCGTTCCTGCAGTTCTTCACGTATCGATCGTTATCCGCTGGGCGTTGCTGCACAAATGGTAAATTGCA
Above is a window of Malus sylvestris chromosome 15, drMalSylv7.2, whole genome shotgun sequence DNA encoding:
- the LOC126602540 gene encoding uncharacterized protein LOC126602540, which gives rise to MLSRRLPFTAVSFSWGRSGLSNLLPSQTVQTAQPSLHSLSVCPNKASIIPFCSSSPQISAELTDSIPQPPSKQGPIEPGLYLVGTPIGNLEDITLRALRVLKSAHVILSEDTRHSGKLLHHYSIKTPLLSYHKFNEAQRGQTVLKRLKEGEIVALISDAGMPGISDPGTELAKLCVDENIPVIPIPGPSAFVAALSASGLSTDEFTFVGFLSKHAGSRRERLTVSANEATTQIFYVPPHKLHQFLEETSSLFGYSRKCVIAREITKIHEEFWRGTLGEAEEAYSTHQPKGEITVLIEGREDSPVVAPSESQLEDELRDLISSGHSLSTAVKLVADGTSVRRKTIYSIALKKFGKQLGSQSDADPCKPQLDE